From a region of the Kwoniella mangroviensis CBS 8507 chromosome 1 map unlocalized Ctg01, whole genome shotgun sequence genome:
- a CDS encoding pre-mRNA-splicing factor CWC24, with protein MASPLVQFKKGPSRRPVQSRKRSASPTADSSLPSSSTSVVRPEKKNISNPLVQGTKRRRDVNGENHDEGLGLDDLDYRADEGLTRRADELATRANDWDLEQDGGEVLKEKKLKLNEDGDLDVDDGLYRGSSNYLPTINKTRETLNAKMKTGPIKATSHVRTITLMDYQPDVCKDYKETGFCGYGDSCKFLHDRGDYLAGWQMDNLPEGQQQVIEEEDEEEEVPFACLICRQPFTNPVVTKCGHYFCMSCATKRFIKSPKCYACGAPTSGIFNTADKILAKMEARNKAKREAKGIVDEEADDDGGIEIGGGSGSEEEQEED; from the exons atggCATCACCCCTCGTTCAATTCAAGAAAGGTCCTTCCCGTCGACCCGTCCAATCCCGAAAGAGATCTGCATCACCCACGGCAGACTCTAgtctaccttcctcttctacctcggTGGTACGTccggagaagaagaacataTCCAATCCTTTGGTCCAAGGGACCAAGAGACGGCGCGATGTGAATGGGGAAAACCACGACGAGGGATTAGGGctggatgatttggattaTAGGGCTGATGAGGGATTGACCAGAAGGGCGGACGAGCTGGCGACGAGAGCAAATGATTGGGATCTTGAGCAGGACGGTGGAGAAGtgctgaaagagaagaagttgaaattgaatgag GATGGTGATCTAGACGTAGATGACGGACTATATCGAGGATCCTCCAATTACTTACCCACAATCAACAAAACTCGTGAAACGCTGAATGCCAAGATGAAGACTGGACCTATCAAAGCTACGTCCCATGTACGTACCATCACACTGATGGATTATCAACCGGACGTATGTAAAGACTATAAAGAAACTGGATTTTGTGGTTATGGAGATTCTTGTAAATTCTTACATGATAGAGGCGATTATCTGGCGGGTTGGCAGATGGATAATCTACCTGAAGGTCAACAACAGGttatagaagaagaggatgaagaagaggaagttcCTTTTGCATGTCTAATCTGTAGACAACCGTTTACGAATCCGGTGGTGACGAAATGTGGACATTATTTCTgcatgag TTGCGCAACCAAACgattcatcaaatcacccaaaTGTTATGCCTGCGGTGCACCCACTTCAGGTATATTCAATACTGCCGATAAGATCCTGGCGAAGATGGAAGCAAGGAACAAAGCGAAGAGAGAAGCTAAAGGAATcgtagatgaggaagcagatgatgatggtgggatcGAAATTGGTGGTGGGAGTGGTAGcgaagaggaacaagaggaagattaG